One stretch of Synechococcales cyanobacterium T60_A2020_003 DNA includes these proteins:
- a CDS encoding DUF2949 domain-containing protein, translating to MLFNQSSLIARLIHFLRDDLCISDDSIQMALRHEGHTPNLLPMVLWQYGLVTLEQLDRIFDWLEANPQDSSAKS from the coding sequence ATGTTGTTCAACCAATCCTCCCTGATTGCGAGGTTAATCCACTTTCTGCGGGATGACCTTTGTATTTCCGATGATTCTATCCAAATGGCACTTCGCCACGAAGGCCACACGCCAAATCTGCTGCCAATGGTGCTGTGGCAGTATGGGTTAGTCACCCTAGAGCAACTGGATCGTATCTTTGACTGGCTGGAAGCAAATCCCCAAGATTCATCCGCAAAGTCTTAA